Proteins co-encoded in one Metabacillus sp. KUDC1714 genomic window:
- a CDS encoding DEAD/DEAH box helicase produces MEKTKFERFSLKPFIIEALSNELKFFEPTEIQERLIPSILKGESAIGQSQTGTGKTHAYLLPLLNKIDPDRKEVQVVITAPTRELATQIYNEVVKVIAFSKEEILAKCYIGGTDKQRTIDKLKTQPQIVVGTPGRINDLVKEQALIVNKVRTFVVDEADLMLDMGFIKEVDMVASQMPDNLQILVFSATIPEKLKPFLKKYLENPKFTHVAPKQVTAAKIEHVLVPTRHRDKIKLVHDMLVKFNPFLAIVFTNTKKNADEVANALLEKGLKVGRIHGDLSPRDRKKMMKQINDLDFQYVVATDLAARGIDIKGVSHVINYEIPTTELDFYIHRVGRTARAGSSGIAVTLFDSSDEDALNKLEKLGIEFVNRDFVGGEWKDLDDRQRRQKRKRVADEADALAKSIVQKPKKVKPGYKKKMTREMDQIKKRKRRLDKKSR; encoded by the coding sequence ATGGAGAAAACAAAATTTGAGCGTTTTTCATTAAAACCGTTTATTATAGAAGCATTATCGAATGAGTTGAAATTTTTTGAACCAACTGAAATTCAAGAGAGGCTTATACCTTCAATATTAAAAGGTGAAAGTGCAATCGGTCAATCCCAAACGGGTACAGGAAAAACACATGCTTATTTATTACCATTACTAAACAAGATTGATCCGGATCGTAAAGAAGTACAGGTTGTTATTACAGCACCTACTAGAGAACTAGCGACACAAATCTATAACGAAGTTGTAAAGGTTATTGCTTTTTCAAAGGAAGAAATCTTAGCGAAATGTTATATTGGCGGAACTGACAAACAACGAACGATAGACAAGCTGAAGACCCAGCCACAAATTGTTGTTGGAACACCAGGTAGAATTAACGATTTAGTGAAGGAACAAGCATTAATCGTCAATAAAGTCCGAACATTTGTCGTTGATGAAGCAGATTTAATGCTTGACATGGGATTCATTAAAGAGGTTGATATGGTTGCTAGTCAAATGCCAGACAACTTACAAATTCTTGTCTTTTCTGCAACGATCCCAGAAAAGCTAAAACCATTTCTAAAAAAATATTTAGAAAATCCAAAGTTTACACATGTAGCACCTAAACAGGTTACTGCAGCGAAAATTGAGCATGTTCTAGTACCGACAAGACACCGAGACAAAATAAAATTGGTACATGATATGCTTGTTAAATTTAATCCATTTTTGGCGATCGTTTTTACAAACACAAAAAAGAATGCAGATGAAGTTGCAAATGCTCTTCTTGAGAAAGGCTTAAAGGTTGGCCGTATTCATGGTGATCTATCGCCTCGTGATCGTAAAAAAATGATGAAACAAATCAATGATTTAGACTTCCAATATGTTGTTGCAACTGATTTAGCAGCAAGAGGAATTGACATCAAAGGTGTTAGTCATGTCATTAATTATGAGATTCCAACAACAGAGTTAGACTTTTATATTCATCGTGTTGGTAGAACAGCACGTGCTGGAAGTTCAGGGATTGCTGTTACACTCTTTGATTCATCTGATGAGGATGCATTAAACAAATTAGAGAAATTAGGTATTGAATTTGTTAATAGAGATTTTGTCGGTGGAGAATGGAAGGATTTAGATGATCGCCAACGTCGACAAAAGCGAAAAAGAGTCGCAGATGAAGCGGATGCTTTAGCAAAAAGTATCGTTCAAAAACCTAAAAAGGTTAAACCAGGATATAAAAAGAAGATGACTCGTGAAATGGACCAAATTAAAAAGAGAAAAAGAAGATTAGATAAGAAAAGCAGATAG
- a CDS encoding tRNA (adenine(22)-N(1))-methyltransferase — translation MNEMKLSKRLATVAGYIPKDAVFADIGSDHAYLPCYSILQGIAKAAIAGEITDGPFISAKKQVKKCELSDVISVRQGDGLSVIEEGDSIDCITIAGMGGGLIKRILEEGSTKLSGVKRLVLQPNIHAIYIRQWMMENGWQLIDEDIIEEDNKIYEILVAEKGNSKLPYQTYSIEANLLLGPILAKKKSVVFQNKWTQECNHWRTIVKQLEQAGHTYENNEKFKELSNQIRLVEEVLQA, via the coding sequence ATGAATGAAATGAAGCTATCAAAGAGGCTTGCGACAGTTGCTGGTTATATCCCAAAAGATGCAGTTTTTGCTGACATTGGTTCTGATCACGCCTATCTGCCCTGCTACTCTATTTTGCAGGGAATTGCGAAAGCTGCAATTGCCGGGGAAATTACCGACGGACCTTTTATATCCGCAAAGAAACAAGTAAAGAAATGTGAACTGTCAGACGTTATTTCTGTCAGGCAAGGGGACGGTTTATCCGTTATTGAAGAAGGAGACTCAATCGATTGTATAACTATTGCAGGAATGGGTGGAGGTCTAATTAAACGTATTTTGGAAGAAGGAAGTACAAAATTATCTGGAGTTAAAAGACTCGTTTTACAACCCAATATCCACGCGATTTACATAAGACAATGGATGATGGAAAATGGATGGCAATTAATTGATGAAGATATCATAGAAGAAGACAATAAAATATATGAAATCCTTGTAGCTGAAAAAGGAAATTCAAAGCTCCCATATCAAACATATTCCATTGAAGCAAACCTATTACTAGGGCCAATACTAGCTAAAAAGAAATCAGTTGTTTTTCAAAACAAGTGGACACAGGAATGCAATCATTGGCGAACGATTGTTAAACAGCTTGAACAAGCGGGACATACTTATGAAAATAATGAAAAGTTCAAAGAGCTATCAAACCAAATTCGGCTTGTTGAGGAGGTATTACAAGCGTGA
- a CDS encoding 4-hydroxy-3-methylbut-2-enyl diphosphate reductase: protein MDVIKIAPRGYCYGVVDAMVIAKNAALDKSLPRPIYILGMIVHNKHVTDAFEEDGIITLDGNNRLEILEQVDHGTIVFTAHGVSPEVRRIAKEKGLVTLDATCPDVTKTHDLIREKEAQGFHIIYIGKKGHPEPEGAVGVAPDIVHLVESIEDVNRLKIENEKIIVTNQTTMSQWDVADIMEMVKEKFPHVEVHREICLATQVRQEAVAEQAKEADLTIVVGDPKSNNSNRLAQVSEQIAGTTAYRVSDLSELKLEWLKNVKKVAVTAGASTPTPITKKVIQFLEQYNPEDESTWDLNQKVPLAKILPKVKIKG from the coding sequence ATGGACGTTATAAAAATCGCTCCACGTGGATATTGTTATGGCGTTGTAGATGCAATGGTTATTGCTAAAAACGCTGCTCTAGATAAATCCTTACCAAGACCAATCTACATTTTAGGAATGATTGTTCATAATAAACATGTAACAGATGCATTTGAAGAGGATGGCATCATAACACTCGATGGAAATAATCGATTAGAAATTCTTGAACAGGTTGATCATGGGACGATTGTTTTTACCGCTCACGGAGTATCACCTGAGGTAAGAAGAATTGCAAAAGAAAAGGGGCTTGTCACTCTTGATGCTACATGTCCGGATGTAACTAAGACACATGATCTTATTCGGGAAAAAGAAGCTCAAGGTTTTCATATCATCTATATAGGGAAAAAGGGTCATCCAGAACCTGAAGGAGCAGTTGGTGTAGCTCCCGATATTGTTCACCTTGTCGAATCAATTGAAGATGTTAACCGATTAAAGATTGAAAATGAAAAAATAATCGTTACAAATCAAACAACAATGAGTCAATGGGATGTTGCAGACATTATGGAAATGGTAAAAGAAAAATTTCCACATGTTGAAGTACATCGTGAAATCTGCTTAGCAACACAGGTTCGTCAAGAAGCCGTTGCTGAACAAGCAAAAGAAGCAGATTTAACAATTGTTGTTGGAGATCCTAAAAGCAATAACTCAAATCGTTTAGCTCAAGTATCAGAACAGATTGCTGGAACAACTGCATACCGTGTTTCAGATTTAAGTGAACTTAAGCTTGAATGGTTAAAAAATGTAAAAAAAGTAGCTGTTACAGCAGGTGCTTCCACTCCTACACCTATTACAAAAAAAGTCATTCAGTTTCTTGAGCAATATAACCCAGAGGATGAGTCAACATGGGATCTAAACCAAAAAGTTCCATTAGCAAAGATTCTACCCAAGGTTAAAATTAAAGGCTAA
- a CDS encoding YqfQ family protein, protein MFPQRPMPPMNSRGFFPGQGQMPMGRQPLQGPFMGSGQIGPQMPARGGGLKGLLSKIMPGSQGATAINSQGFIQGATGASRATGALQGITNPANISSMLGNVQKVLGMAQQVTPMVQQYGPLVKNLPAMIKIYRELKNSDSESDEEVTTTDETPETNTEFTSEETPTTSKQKPKRKTSTNETTSTKKETESVTTKENKKRPSTPRGSSPKMYI, encoded by the coding sequence ATGTTTCCACAAAGACCAATGCCTCCTATGAATTCTAGAGGTTTTTTCCCCGGGCAAGGTCAGATGCCAATGGGACGTCAGCCTTTACAAGGTCCTTTTATGGGTAGTGGACAAATAGGTCCACAAATGCCTGCAAGAGGCGGAGGATTAAAAGGATTATTATCTAAGATTATGCCTGGGAGTCAAGGTGCAACTGCTATTAATTCACAAGGGTTTATCCAAGGGGCAACAGGTGCTTCAAGAGCTACTGGAGCGCTTCAAGGAATAACAAACCCCGCTAATATTTCTAGTATGCTTGGAAATGTTCAAAAGGTCTTAGGAATGGCACAGCAAGTAACCCCAATGGTTCAGCAATATGGTCCCTTAGTGAAAAACTTACCAGCAATGATCAAAATCTACCGTGAATTAAAAAATAGTGATAGTGAAAGTGATGAAGAAGTCACTACTACTGATGAGACTCCTGAAACAAATACAGAGTTTACCTCTGAAGAAACACCAACAACTAGCAAACAAAAACCAAAAAGAAAGACATCTACAAATGAGACTACTTCTACTAAGAAAGAAACAGAATCAGTGACAACTAAAGAAAATAAAAAACGTCCATCAACACCTAGAGGCTCAAGTCCAAAAATGTATATCTAA
- the cccA gene encoding cytochrome c550, translating into MNRNPLIPFLLIAVLGIGLMFLLSFKGIGDHEELAKGDEEPKTEDVANATPEELYTQKGCIGCHGDNYQGVSGPSLVGVGEKLSVDEIKTTLKEGRGGMPANLVPAEKLDEMAEWVSQIK; encoded by the coding sequence ATGAATCGCAATCCACTTATACCATTTTTATTAATCGCTGTTCTAGGAATCGGCCTTATGTTCCTTTTATCATTTAAAGGTATTGGCGATCATGAAGAATTAGCAAAAGGTGACGAAGAGCCAAAAACTGAGGATGTTGCAAACGCTACACCTGAAGAACTTTATACACAAAAGGGCTGTATTGGTTGTCATGGTGATAACTATCAAGGTGTTTCAGGACCTAGCCTTGTAGGTGTTGGAGAGAAATTATCTGTTGATGAAATCAAAACAACCCTAAAAGAGGGTAGAGGTGGCATGCCAGCTAATTTAGTTCCTGCCGAAAAACTGGATGAAATGGCTGAATGGGTTTCTCAAATCAAATAA
- a CDS encoding Nif3-like dinuclear metal center hexameric protein: MKKNPNGFEVIQLFEQFSPKSYAVEGDKIGLQIGSLNKQIHQVMITLDVTEAVIDEAIEKKVDLIIAHHPPIFRPIKKLTTDSTSGRIFEKCIKHDIAVYAAHTNLDIANGGVNDLLAAALELTNLDVLVPTYEDKLKKLVVFVPSSHEKAVREALGAAGAGHIGNYSHCSFSTSGEGSFLPLEEADPFIGKTGQFELVKETRIETIFPESLQKKIINAMIKAHPYEEIAYDIYRLEQQGASLGLGRIGKLKDELTLQEFAEHVKKSLNVERVRMVGDPSSKVKKVAVLGGDGNKYIQQAKYKGADVYVTGDLYFHVAHDALMLDLNVIDPGHHVEKVMIKGVSAILGDMCKERNFDVSVFGSTVDTNPFTFV, from the coding sequence GTGAAGAAGAATCCAAACGGCTTTGAGGTCATTCAATTATTTGAACAGTTTTCACCTAAATCCTATGCAGTAGAAGGGGACAAGATAGGTCTACAAATAGGGAGTTTAAATAAACAAATTCATCAAGTTATGATAACTTTAGATGTTACAGAAGCGGTCATCGATGAGGCAATTGAAAAGAAGGTCGATTTAATTATTGCCCACCATCCACCAATTTTTCGCCCAATTAAAAAGCTTACAACAGATTCTACATCAGGGCGAATTTTTGAAAAATGCATTAAGCATGATATTGCTGTCTATGCTGCCCATACAAACCTAGATATTGCAAATGGCGGTGTAAATGACTTGCTTGCAGCAGCGTTAGAGCTTACAAATCTAGATGTTTTAGTACCTACATACGAAGATAAATTAAAAAAATTAGTCGTGTTCGTCCCATCTAGTCATGAAAAGGCTGTTAGAGAAGCCTTAGGTGCTGCTGGAGCAGGCCATATCGGAAATTATAGTCATTGCTCATTTTCTACGAGCGGGGAAGGAAGCTTCTTACCACTTGAAGAAGCTGATCCGTTTATTGGTAAAACGGGACAGTTTGAATTAGTAAAGGAAACTAGGATTGAAACGATTTTTCCTGAGTCACTCCAAAAAAAAATTATCAATGCTATGATTAAAGCTCATCCATATGAAGAAATAGCATATGATATTTATCGATTAGAGCAACAAGGTGCATCTTTAGGTTTAGGGAGAATAGGAAAACTAAAGGATGAGCTAACTCTTCAAGAGTTTGCTGAGCATGTAAAAAAATCGCTTAATGTTGAGCGGGTTAGAATGGTAGGAGATCCAAGCTCAAAGGTGAAAAAGGTTGCTGTATTAGGTGGAGATGGGAACAAATATATTCAGCAAGCTAAATATAAAGGTGCTGACGTATATGTAACAGGTGATTTGTATTTCCATGTAGCACATGATGCATTAATGCTAGACTTAAATGTGATTGATCCAGGACACCATGTTGAGAAGGTTATGATTAAAGGTGTATCAGCCATATTGGGTGATATGTGTAAAGAAAGAAACTTTGATGTGAGTGTATTTGGTTCAACAGTTGATACAAATCCCTTTACGTTTGTTTAA